The Betta splendens chromosome 2, fBetSpl5.4, whole genome shotgun sequence nucleotide sequence ATGAAGCTCAGACGTACTGTAGAGAGACGTATACAGACCTGGCCACAGTGTCTGACATGACAGAcatgaggagactctgtagCTCTACAAAGAATCAGGATGAAGCCTGGATTGGTCTGCACAGCTACCCAGgaagagagaacaggaagtggtactgGTCTCTGCCAGGACTGGAGTTTAATGACAGTGATACTAGATGGGGGAGTGGACAGCCCAATGATGGAGGAACAACATTACTTATTGAGAACTGTGCTCTGATGAACAGTAAACAATGGAGTGATTATCCTTGTAAACAGACATTTCCATTCATTTGTTACAGTGGTAAGAAATATATTTAATGgtgttactactgtatgtgtctacATGCTTCTGTTTTATAATTGCTTTAACTCAACCCACAGTTAATCAAATGTTACACATGCATTTAATTTATCATTTTACTATTACTGGTAACTGTGTTGATAAAATCTACTTTGTTTTCCGCCAGAATCACAACAACCcaacaacacattttattatattacaacACCAATGACTTGGCCTCAGGCTCAGAGTTACTGCAGACAACATTACACAGACCTGGTCAGTGGACTGGACCAGTTGGATGATCCAACCTTGGCATCTTACAGCTATGTGTGGATCGGTCTGTTCAGAGACACCTGGAGGTGGTCAGATGGGAGTAACCCCTCCTTCAGAAACTGGCAAAGTCTTGGAGATTTGGTTGATGGACAAAGTGACAAGACATGTGCTACTGtgttaaacacagcaggaacatgGAGCTACGACTATTGTGATACACAAAAACCCTTCTACTGCTACGAAGGTGAGTTTGATTCAGACCTGTCAACTCATTTTGAGTAAGGCTAGTCTTAAATTAAGACAAAAAAGAGGAATTATACCTAAATTTAAAGGTTGTTTTCCAGACAGAGTTCATTGGaatgagaaaaaagaaaaaaaagcattttcttggaaaaaagtaaaataaaacaataataataattctgtcttttatttaatttatttaaagcaaaTCCAAAGAGGAAATATGTGGTGAGAGTGAAACTGGCTGCTGACCCCTCTGTGAACATGACAGACCCTGCTGTGACTGAGTCCATGTTAAAACAGGTCAACTTTACATGTTATTTAAGAGAAACACAAGTGGTATCGTATCAGTCTTTTAGATTTGTCTCCCAGCTATACAttccttcatttcatttttttctgttccaCAGATGGAAGCAAGGTTAAAAGATAAAGGTTTATCTGtgaagctgagctggaggaaACTCCCTGTCAAACTAAACATAGAAGCACAAGAAGAAGAATCCGAGCAGGGCTGTACATAGTTCCATAATGAGTTGTGCTATAAAGGTGTTTCATAATTTTCTTTTGTCATTAACAGCATATTAGTAGAGGAACACTATCAGGTTCTGTCCTGCATATTAAAAGTGCCACATAAAACTGTCatctgtcagatgttgcatcCTATTCTTGCTGTACAAGGGCTTCTGAATGTTGAGACACTGTAAAAATTGTTAGGCGACCTTGCACGTTTTAACATAAAAGTTCAGTTTTAATGCGAGAATTGTAACTAGTTGTACTTACTACAGCACAGTGGGCTGCTTTGCATTAAGAAGTCATtttgatgtacagtagctaaCTGTGGAAACCACATTAGCTGGGGGCCAAACTACGGCAGGTAAACATCAATTGCTTGTGTGTGAGTACTCCAGCCTAATGTTTTGCTGGGTAGAGCAACTTCAAAGGTTTCAGACAGCGTGTTCCTGAACATGGACCAGGTCTGAAAGAGGGTTATGTAGTTGAAGATGCCAAATAAAAGTAaaggcagctactgtacctgtgtcagtgtatttttgtattttggaTGTGTCAAGTCACTGCAGTATTGAGTGACTCATTGTCCATATGGGTGATTTGGAAACCTTAAAAGCTACTTTAACTGTAGCATTTTTGTTAGTATTTAGCAGGACTCAGATagacaataaaacattattgATAGTTCAGTCCCTCAAAAAATCAATAGATGGCATCGACTTTAATCTTAAAACAGAATCTAGAGGTGAGAAAAATGAACAATAAGAAAATAATCAATGTTGAATCATAGGCATTAAGAGATTTACATGTAGACATATAGACACCATGAGTCAAACTATCCCTGCTGATTGTGCTTGATCCCATTGGCCAGTGGATCACTGATTTCCAAACAAAAAGGAGTCAACACGTGAGGCTGGGGAAGAACGCCTCAGACACCTGAATCAACAGCACTGGACCCGCTAAGTCTGTGTAAAATCCCAGTATGTTGAAACCTTAACTTTACACGGCAATAAAaaaattctgattctgattcagaAATTGAAATTTGTCACATAACACAGCTTTAGGGCAGGTACAGCATGCCTAAAAGCACAACATCACTATTAATTATAAAGCACCTCAAGTTATTTGAAAAGAACAaggacaaagaaaacacaaaaacacaatccCTCGGTGATTCAcaagtactgtatgtcacagaTCACAGAACTATATCAGGGTGTCTCATGCAGCAGTTAAAGTGGGGTTCATAGTTTATTTGACTCCTGATAACTGCCATCTTTTACCAGTGCTTCAATATCACATCCTAAATGGCAGCCAACTTCAGGAGGCAACTATCTGAGGCTCATTCATGATCATAAAGTTTGTATATATTTCACCCTAATCATTTCGATGCTGTTTTCCTCTGCATTGACAAAAcatctctgcagctgtttctctAAACTCAAGGCAAAAAAGTCAGTTGATGCCACTTTAAGTTCTGACTTGCGGTATCAGCTTTGAAAAATGGTACAAGATCTATGATTGCAAATTTAACTTCGAAATACTGTAGATCACCATGATGACAATGTGTTTAATTGCAAAAATTCTTCAAGATCAGAGATAAGAAACAGTGGGCTGACAGACGTGGTGGCACTTGAACTAGTGTGAAGGACAAACCTTGTGGGATCAAACTGAAGTGGAACTGGCAACCTTTTGTAAAATATATGGTTTGTAAACATACAGTTCAACTGACAGGTACTGTAAGGCGATATCAAAGTAACAAACACATCTATGTCATCTGTCTTTTATTGTATGTACTGATTATAACcaatgtttgtatttattttccatAATTTCATTTATTGATATGCCAAAAGAAAAGTCTTTAAGTAAATATGAGATTTATTGAACATTAGAATGAAGGTGTATCACAGTTTCAGACAGATGTGAAGATCAGAGAAAGTTGGGTTGTTAAAACTTGGGAAAGTCAGATTGTGATGGTAAACGTCACTGAGACTATGATTAAAGGTGTGTCTTCTACTGAGAGGCTACAGTGAATCATTTATTCATAGTCAGAATAGATTCAGTGTTTGTAAAGACACCTGATTATTGCATACTGAAATGCGAATGAAATGGCACATGTcctgttcaggttctggtctCTCGGGTTCTTTGGTGGTGTGTAGTTTGTCAGGGAGTTTCCTCCAGCTCAGTTTCACAGATACACCGTTATTTCTAAAAGCTGCTTCAATCTGTGGAACAGAAATGAAATGGTTCAGTGCCATTAGAGACTGTTTTACCTACATGAGCCTGATCAGTGCTGAGGACTGTCCACAGTacagagaacgacttagtttgaTATGAAAACTATTCATGTGTTAATGAAGGTTCCTCCAAAAAATCAGAAGCTGATGCTGATACTATGAA carries:
- the LOC114866183 gene encoding putative C-type lectin domain family 20 member A; its protein translation is MDFSSNRKKMQWSQFLLIMMGHWYFFTCHLYEYPFIGKNKTWYEAQTYCRETYTDLATVSDMTDMRRLCSSTKNQDEAWIGLHSYPGRENRKWYWSLPGLEFNDSDTRWGSGQPNDGGTTLLIENCALMNSKQWSDYPCKQTFPFICYSESQQPNNTFYYITTPMTWPQAQSYCRQHYTDLVSGLDQLDDPTLASYSYVWIGLFRDTWRWSDGSNPSFRNWQSLGDLVDGQSDKTCATVLNTAGTWSYDYCDTQKPFYCYEANPKRKYVVRVKLAADPSVNMTDPAVTESMLKQMEARLKDKGLSVKLSWRKLPVKLNIEAQEEESEQGCT